The proteins below are encoded in one region of Streptomyces cyanogenus:
- the map gene encoding type I methionyl aminopeptidase, with translation MVQIKTPEQIAKMRAAGLVVAAIHAATREAAVPGATTRDLDEVARKVLAEHGAKSNFLGYGGFPATICTSVNDVVVHGIPSDDVVLKDGDIISIDCGAIVDGWHGDAAYTAFVGSGHSPELVELSRVTEESMWAGIAAMKLGNRLVDVSRAIETYIRRQPKPGGGRYGIIEDYGGHGIGTEMHMDPHLLNYVDRRRGKGPKLVPGFCLAIEPMVSLGTPRTEVLSDDWTVITTDGTWSSHWEHSVALTEQGPLVLTAPDGGRAKLAEYGITAAPDPLA, from the coding sequence CAAGACCCCCGAGCAGATCGCGAAGATGCGGGCGGCGGGCCTGGTCGTAGCCGCCATCCACGCGGCCACGCGGGAGGCCGCGGTGCCGGGTGCCACCACCAGGGACCTGGACGAGGTGGCCCGCAAGGTCCTCGCCGAGCACGGCGCGAAGTCGAACTTCCTGGGCTACGGCGGCTTCCCCGCCACCATCTGCACCTCCGTGAACGACGTGGTCGTGCACGGCATCCCCTCCGACGACGTCGTCCTGAAGGACGGCGACATCATCTCCATCGACTGCGGCGCGATCGTCGACGGCTGGCACGGCGACGCGGCCTACACCGCCTTCGTCGGCTCCGGCCACTCCCCGGAGCTGGTCGAGCTCTCCCGGGTGACGGAGGAGTCGATGTGGGCCGGCATCGCGGCCATGAAGCTGGGCAACCGCCTGGTCGACGTCTCCCGGGCGATCGAGACGTACATCCGCCGCCAGCCCAAGCCGGGCGGCGGCCGGTACGGGATCATCGAGGACTACGGCGGCCACGGCATCGGCACCGAGATGCACATGGACCCGCACCTGCTGAACTACGTCGACCGCCGTCGCGGCAAGGGCCCCAAGCTGGTGCCCGGCTTCTGCCTCGCCATCGAGCCGATGGTCTCGCTCGGCACCCCGCGCACGGAGGTCCTCTCCGACGACTGGACGGTCATCACCACCGACGGCACCTGGTCCTCCCACTGGGAGCACTCGGTCGCCCTCACCGAGCAGGGCCCCCTGGTCCTGACGGCCCCCGACGGCGGCAGGGCCAAGCTCGCCGAGTACGGCATCACGGCTGCTCCGGACCCGCTCGCTTAA
- the infA gene encoding translation initiation factor IF-1 — protein MAKKQGAIEIEGTVVESLPNAMFKVELQNGHQVLAHISGKMRMHYIRILPDDRVVVELSPYDLTRGRIVYRYK, from the coding sequence GTGGCCAAGAAGCAAGGTGCCATCGAGATCGAGGGCACTGTCGTCGAGTCTCTTCCGAACGCCATGTTCAAGGTCGAGCTCCAGAACGGCCACCAGGTCCTGGCACACATCAGCGGCAAGATGCGTATGCACTACATCCGCATCCTCCCTGACGACCGGGTCGTGGTGGAGCTGTCTCCGTACGACCTGACGCGTGGCCGGATCGTCTACCGGTACAAGTAG
- the rpmJ gene encoding 50S ribosomal protein L36, which yields MKVKPSVKKICDKCRVIRRHGRVMVICENPRHKQRQG from the coding sequence ATGAAGGTCAAGCCGAGCGTCAAGAAGATCTGCGACAAGTGCAGGGTGATCCGCCGTCACGGCCGGGTCATGGTCATCTGCGAGAACCCGCGCCACAAGCAGCGCCAGGGCTGA
- the rpsM gene encoding 30S ribosomal protein S13: MARVSGVDIPRDKRVEIALTYVFGIGRTLSKETLAATGVDPNTRVRDLTEEQLVAIREYVDNNIKTEGDLRREIQADIRRKVEIGTYQGLRHRRGLPVRGQRTSTNARTRKGPRRAIAGKKKPGKK; this comes from the coding sequence ATGGCACGCGTTTCCGGTGTCGACATCCCGCGCGACAAGCGCGTGGAGATCGCCCTCACCTACGTGTTCGGCATCGGCCGGACCCTCTCGAAGGAGACGCTGGCTGCGACCGGCGTCGACCCGAACACCCGTGTTCGTGACCTCACCGAAGAGCAGCTGGTCGCGATCCGCGAGTACGTCGACAACAACATCAAGACCGAGGGTGACCTCCGTCGCGAGATCCAGGCCGACATCCGCCGCAAGGTCGAGATCGGCACCTACCAGGGTCTCCGTCACCGTCGCGGTCTGCCCGTCCGCGGTCAGCGCACCAGCACCAACGCTCGCACCCGCAAGGGGCCGCGTCGCGCCATCGCCGGCAAGAAGAAGCCGGGCAAGAAGTAG
- the rpsK gene encoding 30S ribosomal protein S11 — translation MPPKGRQGAAKKVRRKEKKNVAHGHAHIKSTFNNTIVSITDPSGNVISWASAGHVGFKGSRKSTPFAAQMAAESAARRAQEHGMRKVDVFVKGPGSGRETAIRSLQATGLEVGSIQDVTPTPHNGCRPPKRRRV, via the coding sequence ATGCCCCCCAAGGGACGTCAGGGCGCTGCCAAGAAGGTGCGCCGCAAGGAAAAGAAGAACGTCGCTCACGGCCACGCGCACATCAAGAGCACGTTCAACAACACGATCGTCTCCATCACGGACCCGTCCGGCAACGTGATCTCCTGGGCCTCCGCCGGCCACGTCGGCTTCAAGGGCTCCCGGAAGTCCACGCCGTTCGCCGCGCAGATGGCCGCCGAGTCGGCTGCCCGCCGCGCCCAGGAGCACGGCATGCGCAAGGTCGACGTGTTCGTGAAGGGCCCGGGTTCCGGTCGTGAGACCGCGATCCGCTCCCTGCAGGCCACGGGCCTCGAGGTCGGCTCCATCCAGGACGTCACCCCGACCCCGCACAACGGCTGCCGCCCGCCGAAGCGCCGCCGCGTCTGA
- a CDS encoding DNA-directed RNA polymerase subunit alpha, translating into MLIAQRPSLTEEVVDEFRSRFVIEPLEPGFGYTLGNSLRRTLLSSIPGAAVTSIRIDGVLHEFTTVPGVKEDVTDLILNIKQLVVSSEHDEPVVMYLRKQGPGLVTAADIAPPAGVEVHNPDLVLATLNGKGKLEMELTVERGRGYVSAVQNKQVGQEIGRIPVDSIYSPVLKVTYKVEATRVEQRTDFDKLIVDVETKQAMRPRDAMASAGKTLVELFGLARELNIDAEGIDMGPSPTDAALAADLALPIEELELTVRSYNCLKREGIHSVGELVARSEADLLDIRNFGAKSIDEVKAKLAGMGLALKDSPPGFDPTAAADAFGADDDADAGFVETEQY; encoded by the coding sequence ATGCTGATCGCTCAGCGTCCCTCGTTGACCGAAGAGGTCGTCGACGAGTTCCGCTCCCGGTTCGTGATCGAGCCGCTGGAGCCGGGCTTCGGCTACACCCTCGGCAACTCCCTCCGCCGCACCCTCCTCTCCTCGATCCCCGGCGCTGCTGTCACCAGCATCCGGATCGACGGCGTCCTGCACGAGTTCACCACCGTGCCGGGCGTCAAGGAGGACGTCACCGACCTGATCCTCAACATCAAGCAGCTGGTCGTCTCCTCGGAGCACGACGAGCCGGTCGTGATGTACCTGCGCAAGCAGGGCCCGGGTCTGGTCACCGCCGCCGACATCGCGCCCCCGGCCGGTGTCGAGGTGCACAACCCCGACCTCGTCCTCGCCACGCTCAACGGCAAGGGCAAGCTGGAGATGGAGCTGACCGTCGAGCGCGGTCGCGGCTACGTCTCGGCCGTGCAGAACAAGCAGGTGGGCCAGGAGATCGGCCGTATCCCGGTCGACTCCATCTACTCGCCGGTTCTCAAGGTCACGTACAAGGTCGAGGCCACGCGTGTCGAGCAGCGCACCGACTTCGACAAGCTGATCGTCGACGTCGAGACCAAGCAGGCCATGCGTCCGCGTGACGCCATGGCGTCGGCCGGTAAGACCCTGGTCGAGCTGTTCGGTCTCGCCCGCGAGCTGAACATCGACGCCGAGGGCATCGACATGGGCCCGTCCCCGACGGACGCCGCCCTCGCCGCCGACCTGGCGCTGCCGATCGAGGAGCTGGAGCTCACCGTTCGGTCGTACAACTGCCTCAAGCGTGAGGGCATCCACTCCGTGGGTGAGCTCGTCGCGCGTTCCGAGGCCGACCTCCTGGACATCCGCAACTTCGGTGCGAAGTCCATCGACGAGGTCAAGGCGAAGCTGGCCGGCATGGGCCTGGCCCTGAAGGACAGCCCGCCCGGATTCGACCCCACGGCCGCCGCGGACGCGTTCGGCGCGGACGACGACGCGGACGCGGGCTTCGTGGAGACCGAGCAGTACTGA
- the rplQ gene encoding 50S ribosomal protein L17: protein MPKPTKGARLGGSAAHEKLLLANLAKSLFEHGRITTTEAKARRLRPYAERLITKAKKGDLHNRRQVLQVITDKSVVHTLFTEIGPRYENRPGGYTRITKIGNRRGDNAPMAVIELVEALTVAQQATGEAEAATKRAVKEAEEAKAPEATEAPAEEAAAEESKDA, encoded by the coding sequence ATGCCGAAGCCCACCAAGGGTGCCCGTCTGGGCGGCAGCGCCGCGCACGAGAAGCTCCTCCTCGCCAACCTGGCGAAGAGCCTCTTCGAGCACGGCCGTATCACCACCACCGAGGCGAAGGCCCGCCGTCTGCGGCCGTACGCCGAGCGTCTGATCACCAAGGCGAAGAAGGGCGACCTTCACAACCGCCGTCAGGTGCTCCAGGTCATCACGGACAAGAGCGTCGTCCACACGCTCTTCACCGAGATCGGCCCGCGCTACGAGAACCGTCCGGGTGGCTACACCCGCATCACCAAGATCGGTAACCGCCGTGGCGACAACGCGCCCATGGCCGTCATCGAGCTGGTCGAGGCGCTGACGGTTGCGCAGCAGGCGACCGGTGAGGCCGAGGCCGCCACCAAGCGTGCGGTCAAGGAGGCCGAGGAGGCCAAGGCCCCCGAGGCGACCGAGGCTCCGGCCGAGGAGGCCGCTGCCGAGGAGTCCAAGGACGCGTAA